One genomic region from Fervidobacterium gondwanense DSM 13020 encodes:
- a CDS encoding RMD1 family protein produces the protein MKFIALDLGDDINIKKLMQEKSSHVEYIRWEEPFKFKYGDGMVYVYSFGAVVGLNVPTKQFNTLLSELDEYVVGQVKHTSIETLEIITNKEKELEVFEDRFYVPKLDDGVIATVAFVLAQSVSLERVEQKTGVLIDEIEKFLSEKGKVAKGRKSLGLAMKILKTRHEILSDVMILDKPDITWESEVYDQIYQKLSRYYELSRRYKNVTTKLDHAFEVASVLLEIHSESKANFLEWMIILLFVVEIAMSLIEKLF, from the coding sequence GTGAAATTTATAGCTCTGGACTTAGGTGACGATATTAATATAAAGAAATTGATGCAGGAAAAATCTTCGCATGTTGAGTACATAAGATGGGAAGAACCTTTTAAATTCAAGTATGGGGATGGCATGGTATATGTTTATTCATTTGGAGCTGTTGTCGGGTTGAACGTTCCAACAAAGCAATTTAACACTTTACTATCTGAGCTCGATGAATATGTGGTTGGTCAAGTTAAACATACTTCTATCGAAACACTTGAAATTATAACGAATAAAGAAAAAGAGTTAGAAGTTTTTGAAGATAGGTTCTATGTTCCAAAACTCGACGACGGCGTTATCGCAACTGTAGCTTTCGTATTAGCTCAGAGTGTCTCTTTAGAGCGAGTTGAACAAAAGACAGGTGTTCTCATAGACGAAATAGAAAAATTTCTCTCTGAAAAAGGAAAAGTAGCAAAAGGAAGAAAATCTCTCGGATTAGCAATGAAGATATTGAAGACTCGACATGAGATACTATCCGACGTTATGATTCTGGATAAACCAGACATTACTTGGGAAAGCGAAGTCTATGATCAAATATATCAGAAGCTCTCCCGTTACTATGAATTATCAAGACGGTACAAAAATGTCACAACCAAACTTGATCACGCTTTTGAAGTTGCGAGTGTATTGCTCGAAATTCATAGCGAAAGTAAGGCTAACTTTTTAGAATGGATGATTATTCTCCTTTTTGTTGTAGAAATCGCCATGTCGCTTATAGAAAAACTTTTTTAA
- a CDS encoding 5'-nucleotidase C-terminal domain-containing protein: MRKYVVLLFLVLSLLALAVKITVFHVNDTHGRAWSFTDSAGNVIGGFATVASIIDAERKVNPNVLFLHAGDINTGVPESDLLNALPDIFVLNRMKLDAVAVGNHEFDKPRDVLLKQISWAKFPFLSANIYKGGEPLFTQYIIKNVGGVRIAIIGFTTEHTKILEGPNSEDLEFKNVVEVAKKLIPEIRKQADVVIALTHLGVGQGYSDIYTTADQLAQNVEGIDLIIDGHSHTNMTTPMVVNGVPIVQAFEWAKILGKVDMEIENGKVVKIEWSAIPVIQSKVVGKDEAGKNIYQVVTPEAPYVKTALDYFKKLGGAKLDTVIGRTEILLNGERADVRSKTTNLANLIADSMKWKTGADVALTNGGGIRASIKPGEIKIRDVLTVLPFGNTLYVLEMKGSDLVKVFEYAASVPNGQGAFLQVAGATWKAEGGKLTELLIGGKPVDPEKIYKVVTNDYMAAGGDGYATLKGQKGYNTFYVMADVVVEYIQNVLGGKITTYDDKPRVERK; the protein is encoded by the coding sequence ATGAGAAAGTACGTTGTTTTGCTTTTTTTAGTGTTGAGTCTTTTGGCGTTAGCGGTTAAGATCACGGTTTTCCACGTTAACGATACTCATGGTCGTGCGTGGTCCTTCACCGACTCAGCAGGAAATGTCATAGGCGGTTTTGCAACAGTTGCGTCTATTATTGATGCCGAACGCAAAGTAAATCCCAACGTACTCTTCTTACACGCTGGTGATATCAACACAGGCGTTCCAGAATCAGATTTGTTGAATGCTTTACCTGATATTTTTGTTCTCAACAGAATGAAGCTTGATGCAGTCGCAGTAGGAAACCACGAGTTTGACAAACCACGCGATGTGCTTTTAAAACAAATCTCGTGGGCAAAGTTTCCATTCTTGAGTGCGAATATTTACAAAGGTGGCGAACCACTCTTTACACAATACATAATTAAGAACGTTGGAGGAGTTAGAATAGCTATAATTGGCTTTACAACTGAACATACCAAAATTTTGGAAGGTCCAAATTCGGAAGATCTCGAATTCAAAAATGTTGTTGAGGTTGCAAAAAAACTAATTCCAGAAATTAGAAAACAAGCAGATGTTGTAATTGCTCTCACACACCTCGGAGTTGGACAAGGGTATTCAGATATTTACACAACCGCAGACCAATTGGCTCAGAATGTCGAAGGTATAGACTTGATAATCGATGGACACAGCCATACAAATATGACAACACCGATGGTTGTTAATGGAGTTCCAATTGTTCAAGCGTTCGAATGGGCAAAGATACTTGGAAAAGTCGATATGGAAATTGAAAATGGTAAGGTTGTAAAAATAGAGTGGAGTGCTATACCTGTCATCCAGTCAAAAGTTGTTGGAAAAGACGAAGCAGGTAAGAATATATACCAGGTTGTGACACCTGAAGCACCTTATGTGAAGACCGCTCTTGATTACTTCAAAAAATTAGGTGGCGCAAAACTTGATACGGTAATCGGCAGAACCGAAATACTCCTGAACGGTGAAAGAGCGGATGTCAGATCAAAGACAACGAACCTCGCAAACTTGATAGCAGATTCAATGAAGTGGAAAACAGGTGCAGATGTGGCACTTACAAATGGTGGAGGTATAAGGGCATCGATAAAACCGGGTGAGATAAAGATTCGCGATGTACTCACAGTGCTGCCATTCGGAAACACCCTTTACGTTCTTGAAATGAAGGGCTCTGACTTAGTTAAGGTTTTTGAATACGCCGCTTCCGTTCCGAACGGTCAGGGAGCATTCTTACAGGTTGCTGGCGCAACATGGAAAGCAGAAGGCGGAAAACTTACAGAGTTACTCATCGGTGGAAAACCAGTTGACCCAGAAAAGATTTACAAAGTTGTCACGAATGACTATATGGCAGCGGGTGGCGACGGATACGCAACTCTCAAGGGTCAAAAAGGATACAATACCTTCTACGTCATGGCTGACGTTGTTGTAGAATATATACAGAATGTTCTTGGCGGTAAGATAACTACCTACGATGATAAGCCAAGGGTAGAAAGAAAATAA
- a CDS encoding transcription repressor NadR, translating to MERKYQILEVLKKSKTPIKGKDLSEMFNVSRQMIVSDIAELREEGYKIVSTRDGYVFDHGNTVRRVIAVKHNVSDIYDELKKIVENGGKVLDVIVEHPIYGELTGRIDVGTLDEVEKFVSLLASTGTKPLSEISNGIHLHTIEAPDEETMNKILKAIRRYRITKDNEEATE from the coding sequence ATGGAAAGAAAGTATCAGATTTTAGAAGTGCTTAAGAAGAGTAAGACACCCATTAAGGGAAAAGATTTGTCGGAGATGTTTAATGTAAGTAGACAAATGATAGTCTCAGACATCGCTGAGTTAAGAGAGGAAGGATACAAAATTGTTTCCACAAGAGATGGATATGTCTTTGACCATGGCAATACTGTGAGAAGGGTCATTGCTGTGAAACACAATGTGAGTGATATATATGACGAACTCAAAAAGATTGTAGAAAACGGTGGTAAGGTTCTCGATGTTATAGTTGAGCATCCAATATACGGAGAATTGACAGGTCGTATAGATGTGGGGACTCTTGATGAAGTTGAGAAATTTGTATCTCTGCTTGCCTCAACCGGTACTAAACCGTTGTCTGAAATATCAAACGGTATCCACCTACATACAATTGAAGCACCAGACGAAGAGACGATGAATAAAATACTGAAAGCAATAAGAAGATATCGAATAACAAAAGATAATGAAGAGGCGACAGAATAA
- a CDS encoding cysteine hydrolase family protein — protein MEALIIVDLQNDFAKPGGALYFQGAENVISPIIELVNDFKKRNLPIIYTRDWHEDNDYEFDVWGVHCLHDTKGSEIVDELKEALVGYDKAYEIKKSRYSAFYGTNLENLLKELGVTSVHVGGLVTHICVLFTVEELRNRGIETTVHTKCVDSFDKAMHEFALRQMKEVLLAKLV, from the coding sequence ATGGAAGCTCTTATAATTGTTGATTTACAAAACGACTTTGCAAAACCAGGTGGTGCATTATACTTTCAAGGTGCAGAGAATGTCATTTCTCCAATAATAGAATTGGTTAATGATTTCAAAAAACGGAATCTTCCGATCATTTACACTCGAGATTGGCACGAAGATAACGATTATGAGTTCGACGTATGGGGCGTCCATTGTCTGCACGATACTAAGGGCAGTGAAATTGTCGATGAATTAAAAGAAGCTTTAGTTGGATACGATAAGGCATACGAAATTAAGAAGAGTAGGTACTCTGCGTTCTATGGAACAAACTTAGAAAATCTGCTCAAAGAACTCGGAGTAACGAGTGTTCATGTTGGTGGACTGGTTACTCACATATGTGTCCTATTTACGGTTGAGGAGCTTAGAAATAGAGGAATAGAAACAACTGTCCATACAAAGTGCGTTGATAGTTTTGACAAGGCAATGCACGAATTCGCTTTACGTCAAATGAAGGAAGTGTTACTTGCTAAGTTGGTATAA
- a CDS encoding DEAD/DEAH box helicase yields the protein MNSTTSVETKLSFKNFGLSDETLKAIEEKGYVEPTEIQRLVLPIALGTDKDIIAQAQTGTGKTAAFGIPILERIDFKSGKSIKALIVTPTRELALQIYEELKSLKGNRRIRIATVYGGQSMERQLKDLEKGVDIVVGTPGRLLDHINRKTMDLSNVQYLVLDEADRMLDMGFLDDVLEIIKQTPESKRTFLFSATMPKEIVNIARKFMKEYEHISTVGEELTTENAEQIYFEVDEADKLPLLCRIIDMNPGFYGIIFCQTKSEVDELSKKLSDLGYNADGLHGDYSQYQRERVLDKFRKRQLNILVTTDVAARGIDIEGLTHVINYSVPRDPEYYVHRIGRTGRAGKKGFAITFVTKDEYYHFSKVKRFAKAKIVKDKVPMVEEILNRQLENIVESIKSMPHVSNELYKDIAQKLLQEMGPTEVVEMLLHALLKERIDVERYGNIKPKDFSKNVSKDSTVRLFVALGTSKGLDKKKLVEYISEKTGIEQRNINNVRIFETYSFIDVSEIDAEIIMKTFNKSSRRGKKPSRPLVQIAKPKN from the coding sequence ATGAACAGTACGACAAGTGTTGAAACAAAACTTAGTTTCAAAAATTTTGGTTTAAGCGATGAAACACTCAAGGCTATTGAAGAAAAAGGGTACGTGGAACCAACGGAAATACAGAGGTTAGTCCTCCCAATAGCTTTGGGAACAGATAAGGACATCATTGCGCAAGCTCAAACTGGTACTGGGAAAACCGCAGCCTTCGGAATTCCAATACTTGAAAGAATTGACTTCAAATCAGGCAAGAGTATCAAGGCTTTGATAGTAACACCAACAAGGGAACTTGCATTGCAGATATACGAAGAGTTGAAAAGTCTTAAAGGAAACCGAAGAATCAGAATAGCCACAGTATATGGTGGGCAGTCGATGGAAAGGCAGTTAAAGGATCTGGAAAAAGGCGTTGACATAGTTGTTGGTACACCTGGAAGACTGCTTGACCACATTAATAGAAAGACAATGGATCTCTCGAATGTCCAATATTTGGTACTTGATGAAGCAGATAGAATGTTAGACATGGGATTTCTTGACGACGTTTTGGAGATTATAAAACAAACGCCAGAGTCTAAAAGAACGTTCCTTTTCTCGGCAACTATGCCAAAGGAAATAGTTAACATAGCAAGAAAATTCATGAAAGAATACGAACACATCTCAACAGTTGGAGAAGAGCTAACCACAGAGAATGCAGAGCAGATTTATTTCGAAGTCGATGAAGCTGATAAATTACCACTTCTTTGCAGAATTATTGATATGAATCCTGGTTTTTACGGTATCATCTTCTGTCAAACAAAATCCGAAGTGGACGAACTATCAAAGAAACTTTCTGATCTTGGATACAACGCAGATGGTTTGCATGGAGATTATTCTCAGTACCAACGCGAAAGAGTTCTCGACAAGTTTAGAAAGAGGCAATTGAATATTCTTGTGACCACCGATGTTGCCGCTCGTGGAATCGATATAGAAGGTCTTACACATGTGATTAACTATTCAGTACCGAGAGACCCGGAATATTATGTACATAGAATAGGAAGAACTGGCAGAGCAGGAAAAAAAGGGTTTGCCATTACATTCGTTACTAAAGATGAATATTATCACTTTTCAAAAGTCAAGAGATTTGCAAAAGCCAAGATTGTAAAAGACAAAGTACCAATGGTTGAAGAAATCCTTAATAGACAGCTTGAAAATATTGTAGAAAGTATAAAATCAATGCCCCATGTATCAAATGAACTATATAAGGATATAGCGCAGAAACTTCTTCAAGAGATGGGACCTACGGAAGTTGTTGAAATGCTCCTGCACGCCCTTCTCAAAGAGAGAATAGATGTCGAAAGATACGGAAACATAAAGCCAAAGGATTTCTCGAAGAATGTTAGCAAAGATTCAACAGTGAGATTGTTTGTTGCTCTTGGAACTTCAAAAGGCCTCGACAAGAAAAAACTCGTTGAGTACATTTCTGAAAAGACGGGAATCGAACAAAGGAACATTAACAACGTGCGTATATTTGAAACCTATTCTTTTATAGACGTGAGCGAAATCGATGCGGAAATAATCATGAAGACTTTCAACAAGAGTTCAAGAAGAGGCAAGAAGCCATCACGGCCGCTTGTGCAAATTGCAAAACCAAAGAATTAA
- a CDS encoding metal-dependent hydrolase, whose product MKVTFLGHAAVLVSDIEEKYNVIIDPFISGNPAFPKGFELPKIDYVLVTHGHADHIGDTVEICKEHSSTVISNYELCNYLQTKGCKVHPMHVGGVYYFEFGKVKLTPALHGSGIHDGDKVIYGGNPCGFLIKAEGKTIYHAGDTGLTKEMELLKGVDIAFIPIGGNFVMDVEDALIAVEMFKPKTVVPIHYNTWDIIHADAEKFKDGVEKLGLRCVILKPGESISCEGV is encoded by the coding sequence ATGAAAGTTACATTTTTGGGACATGCCGCTGTACTTGTAAGCGATATCGAAGAAAAGTACAACGTGATAATAGACCCTTTCATATCCGGAAATCCTGCTTTTCCAAAGGGATTTGAGCTTCCAAAGATTGATTACGTATTAGTTACTCACGGACATGCTGATCACATAGGAGATACTGTAGAAATCTGTAAGGAGCATAGCTCCACTGTTATATCAAACTATGAACTTTGCAATTATCTCCAAACCAAAGGGTGTAAAGTGCATCCAATGCACGTTGGAGGGGTATACTACTTTGAATTTGGGAAAGTGAAACTCACACCAGCACTCCACGGTTCTGGTATTCATGATGGAGATAAGGTAATATATGGGGGTAATCCCTGCGGATTCTTGATTAAAGCTGAAGGCAAAACTATTTACCATGCTGGTGACACCGGTTTGACAAAGGAAATGGAACTATTGAAAGGCGTAGACATCGCTTTCATACCGATAGGCGGTAATTTCGTAATGGATGTGGAAGATGCGTTAATCGCTGTTGAAATGTTCAAACCTAAGACTGTCGTACCTATACATTACAATACCTGGGATATAATACATGCTGATGCCGAGAAGTTCAAAGACGGTGTAGAAAAACTTGGACTGAGATGTGTTATTTTGAAACCAGGTGAAAGTATTTCTTGTGAAGGCGTCTAA
- a CDS encoding NADH:ubiquinone reductase (Na(+)-transporting) subunit F has product MSMIIAPLVVSAVSTVLAIIITIVDSIVNNYGEVQIDINDSKKVLKVNGGSPLLQTLSSQGIFVPSACGGRGSCGACKVKVLSDVGPHLPTELPYMSKEEINANVRLACQIKLKKDIKIYLPEELFNIRKFKGIVESLKDVTYDIKELRIRLVEPKEVSFKAGQYVQLVIPPYENIRESTQRAYSISSSPSDKNHVELLIRLVPGGIATTYVHKYMKEGDIVEVVGPFGDFYMRDTNADMIMVAGGSGMAPIKSIIFDMWERGITDRNVWYFFGARSKRDLYYVEIFRELEKKWDKFHFIPALSDPLPEDNWDGETGLITNVLDKYLQSVIPNENPKEGYLCGSPGMINACVQVFDNHGVKDVYYDKFA; this is encoded by the coding sequence ATGAGTATGATTATTGCGCCTTTAGTTGTATCAGCGGTTAGTACAGTCCTTGCAATAATTATCACCATAGTTGATAGCATAGTAAATAATTACGGCGAAGTGCAGATAGATATAAATGATTCAAAAAAGGTCTTGAAAGTAAACGGAGGTTCTCCGTTGCTTCAAACACTCAGTTCACAAGGAATTTTCGTACCTTCGGCTTGTGGCGGGAGAGGTAGTTGCGGTGCATGTAAAGTTAAAGTCCTGTCCGATGTCGGTCCACATCTGCCCACCGAATTACCGTACATGTCAAAAGAAGAAATAAATGCTAACGTAAGGCTTGCATGTCAAATAAAATTGAAAAAGGATATCAAGATTTACTTGCCGGAAGAACTCTTCAATATTAGGAAATTCAAAGGAATTGTTGAAAGCTTGAAAGATGTTACGTACGACATAAAGGAATTAAGAATAAGGCTTGTCGAGCCTAAAGAAGTTAGTTTCAAAGCAGGTCAATACGTTCAACTGGTTATACCACCTTACGAAAACATAAGAGAATCAACACAAAGAGCATATTCCATTTCTTCTTCGCCAAGTGATAAGAATCATGTTGAGCTGTTGATAAGATTAGTTCCTGGTGGTATAGCTACCACTTACGTTCACAAATACATGAAAGAAGGAGATATTGTAGAGGTTGTTGGACCTTTCGGCGATTTTTACATGCGCGATACAAACGCTGATATGATAATGGTTGCTGGTGGAAGTGGAATGGCACCGATAAAATCCATAATCTTCGATATGTGGGAGAGGGGAATCACAGATAGAAATGTTTGGTACTTCTTCGGAGCTCGAAGTAAGAGAGATCTGTACTACGTTGAAATTTTCAGAGAACTTGAAAAGAAATGGGATAAATTTCACTTCATACCAGCGCTTTCTGATCCACTACCGGAGGATAATTGGGACGGAGAAACAGGACTTATTACAAATGTTCTTGATAAATATTTGCAGAGTGTTATACCAAATGAGAATCCAAAAGAAGGTTATTTGTGCGGTAGTCCCGGAATGATAAACGCGTGTGTCCAGGTTTTTGATAACCATGGAGTCAAAGATGTCTATTACGACAAATTCGCATGA
- a CDS encoding NADH:ubiquinone reductase (Na(+)-transporting) subunit E has translation MTGLIPNINPLILFFASILTSNILLTNFLGMCSFISISKDLKSSNGLGVAVTLVMTVTTALNWLIEKYIIQPLDLGYLRYIVYIIVIAAVVQVLEMIIDRVSPTLYMVLGIFLPLITVNCAILGVALFMQLRNYSFIQSVFFGLGSGIGWWLAIVLLAAIRKKTDNAPVPAPLKGVGITLITIGIMAMAFIGFAGMINVQ, from the coding sequence ATGACAGGTTTAATTCCTAACATAAACCCATTAATTCTCTTCTTTGCATCTATCCTTACAAGCAATATATTATTAACAAACTTCTTAGGGATGTGTTCTTTTATATCTATTTCAAAAGACCTCAAGTCTTCTAACGGACTGGGCGTTGCTGTTACGCTTGTTATGACCGTGACCACGGCTCTGAACTGGTTGATAGAGAAGTACATAATTCAACCACTTGATTTAGGTTATCTTAGATACATAGTTTATATAATCGTCATCGCGGCTGTTGTTCAGGTTCTCGAGATGATAATCGATAGAGTTTCACCAACACTTTATATGGTCCTTGGTATATTCTTACCATTAATAACAGTTAACTGTGCTATCCTTGGTGTTGCACTTTTCATGCAACTGCGCAATTATTCTTTCATCCAGTCAGTCTTTTTTGGTTTAGGCAGCGGAATTGGCTGGTGGCTTGCAATAGTTCTTTTGGCTGCAATTAGGAAGAAAACAGACAATGCTCCTGTTCCAGCCCCGTTAAAGGGTGTTGGTATAACACTTATCACTATCGGAATCATGGCTATGGCGTTCATAGGTTTCGCTGGCATGATAAACGTTCAGTAA
- a CDS encoding NADH:ubiquinone reductase (Na(+)-transporting) subunit D has protein sequence MSDFKKIFKNNFWLENPVFVQILGICSTLAVTNNLRNTLIMTIGVTLVTALSNLTISMIRNIIPRKVRMITQVLVISFYVIVVDIILRAYVPEVSKALGPYVGLIITNCIIMGRAEAFAQGNKPLISFWDGFTAGLGYMLVLVTVAFFRELLGFGTILGFPVLPDSFTKWTIMVMPPSAFFVLAAFIWIVRGAQIKKDIQTSRQSVQQPAQVGGDKR, from the coding sequence ATGTCAGATTTCAAGAAGATTTTCAAGAACAACTTTTGGCTTGAAAATCCTGTTTTTGTTCAAATATTAGGAATCTGTTCTACTTTAGCAGTCACAAACAATCTGCGCAACACACTTATTATGACTATAGGTGTTACTCTCGTTACCGCCCTGTCAAATCTCACTATCTCAATGATAAGGAACATCATACCTCGAAAGGTCAGGATGATCACTCAGGTTCTTGTGATCTCATTCTATGTGATTGTCGTTGATATAATACTGAGGGCGTACGTACCTGAGGTTAGTAAAGCTCTTGGTCCATATGTTGGATTGATAATTACCAACTGCATCATAATGGGACGTGCAGAAGCGTTTGCGCAAGGAAACAAGCCTCTAATCTCGTTCTGGGATGGTTTCACAGCCGGTCTCGGATATATGTTGGTGCTTGTCACCGTTGCTTTCTTCAGGGAGCTTCTCGGATTTGGTACAATCTTAGGATTTCCAGTTCTACCTGATTCCTTTACAAAGTGGACAATTATGGTAATGCCACCAAGTGCATTTTTCGTACTTGCTGCTTTTATTTGGATAGTGAGAGGTGCACAGATAAAGAAAGATATTCAGACATCGAGACAAAGCGTACAACAGCCAGCACAAGTAGGGGGTGATAAAAGATGA
- a CDS encoding FMN-binding protein, which translates to MKFDRESKIYTVIFTFVISFVFVFVLSGLNYLTTSKVKINQELFTVRAVLNAMGISYKSNEEALEIYKSQVKVENVGSYTLFSAVVNGDEVYAILFNGSGLWGNISGVLAVNKDVSKIVGIDFISQSETPGLGGRIEESWFKDQFKNESLVNDRIIVSTTKVSETKDDGQVDAITGATLTSKSIEKIIATYIPILKELLGVK; encoded by the coding sequence ATGAAATTTGACAGGGAGAGTAAAATTTATACCGTGATTTTTACTTTTGTTATATCTTTTGTTTTTGTATTTGTACTTTCTGGTTTGAATTACTTAACAACGTCAAAGGTAAAGATCAATCAAGAATTGTTTACAGTAAGGGCTGTTTTGAATGCAATGGGGATAAGTTATAAATCGAATGAAGAGGCATTGGAGATATATAAATCGCAAGTTAAGGTTGAAAATGTAGGTTCGTATACCTTATTTTCCGCTGTTGTTAACGGTGACGAAGTATATGCTATTTTATTCAACGGAAGTGGTCTTTGGGGAAATATCTCCGGTGTTTTGGCTGTGAATAAAGACGTCTCAAAAATAGTAGGTATAGATTTCATATCTCAAAGTGAAACACCGGGACTTGGTGGTAGAATCGAAGAAAGTTGGTTTAAGGATCAATTTAAAAACGAAAGTCTTGTGAATGATAGAATCATCGTATCAACAACAAAAGTGAGTGAAACAAAAGACGATGGTCAAGTCGATGCAATAACAGGTGCAACTTTGACTTCAAAATCTATTGAGAAAATCATAGCAACTTATATCCCCATTTTAAAAGAATTGTTGGGGGTGAAGTGA
- a CDS encoding RnfABCDGE type electron transport complex subunit D — translation MAKSFFQKQPMMRKMLYALLPILLFSVFAYGFTVLINAVVVFGVAILVEYAFERNKNKPVSEAVLVTAMLFLLSLPPKVPFWVAALGIAFGVAFGKEVYGGFGRNVFNPAIVGRLFIYITFPVYMTTNWVRPSILGLDSITSATPLQILRENGLVNILDLFLGWRAGSFGEAPVFLILAAAVYLIYTKTASWRLMLSTYGAAALLTFFLDILNVPKALPTLPAIMSGSLIFVTVFMATEPITAPKKVKSQWIYGMIIGVSGVIIRTFSLFSEGWSFAILIGNVFAPLLDEIIKEKKVKKSVPEAKKVGA, via the coding sequence ATGGCAAAGAGCTTTTTTCAGAAGCAACCCATGATGAGAAAGATGTTGTATGCTCTATTGCCTATTTTATTGTTCTCTGTATTTGCTTACGGTTTCACAGTTTTGATTAATGCCGTGGTTGTGTTTGGCGTTGCCATTTTGGTTGAATACGCATTTGAAAGGAACAAAAACAAACCTGTTAGTGAAGCTGTTCTTGTCACGGCAATGTTGTTTTTGCTTTCGCTTCCTCCAAAGGTTCCATTCTGGGTAGCAGCGCTTGGAATTGCGTTTGGAGTGGCTTTTGGTAAAGAAGTATATGGCGGTTTTGGAAGGAACGTTTTTAATCCCGCTATTGTTGGAAGGTTGTTTATATATATAACCTTTCCAGTCTACATGACTACGAATTGGGTCAGACCTTCCATTCTTGGTCTTGATTCCATTACTTCCGCGACGCCTTTGCAGATATTAAGAGAGAACGGTCTAGTTAATATTTTAGATTTATTCTTGGGTTGGCGCGCTGGCTCTTTTGGTGAGGCGCCTGTCTTTCTGATTCTGGCAGCTGCTGTATATTTAATCTACACAAAGACAGCAAGCTGGAGGCTTATGCTCTCCACATATGGCGCTGCTGCATTGTTAACGTTCTTCTTAGACATTCTCAACGTGCCCAAGGCACTGCCAACATTACCTGCTATCATGTCTGGTAGTTTGATTTTTGTAACAGTCTTTATGGCAACAGAGCCAATAACTGCACCAAAGAAGGTTAAATCGCAGTGGATTTATGGAATGATAATAGGTGTAAGCGGTGTTATTATAAGGACGTTCTCACTATTCTCTGAGGGATGGAGTTTCGCGATCTTAATAGGAAATGTATTCGCACCACTTCTTGATGAAATTATAAAAGAGAAAAAAGTGAAAAAATCCGTTCCTGAAGCAAAGAAGGTGGGAGCATGA
- a CDS encoding cytochrome b5 domain-containing protein — MTRFSTAAVLLVVMVMTVFAGHLDNIFNISNFSGQYKIISPQTLEKTSGWVSVEGVIYNLGSSVLKKHVKLSEIDSKLLTKDKIVGLLGVTYSELSKYNGKNAPVMVSVGGIIYDLSNSKSWSGGNHKNQHTAGQDLTYDILKLSPHGISKIKSFPSYGVLVFTPDEMLKFDGKNQKKIYVSVYGIVYDATYSRKFSGGEHYGHDMGVDLTNEILSLQGHVNLLSKLYAIGLYVFDEKSIAKFDGKNNKPFVIADDKVYDISKNSDGVKAGSMLTGTPRKEWLVVGYVFK; from the coding sequence ATGACAAGATTTTCAACAGCAGCAGTGCTATTAGTTGTTATGGTGATGACTGTATTTGCCGGACATCTTGACAACATTTTCAACATTTCTAACTTCAGTGGTCAGTACAAAATCATCTCACCTCAAACTCTTGAAAAGACTTCCGGCTGGGTTTCTGTTGAAGGTGTAATTTACAATCTTGGTAGTTCAGTGTTGAAAAAGCACGTAAAACTCTCAGAAATCGATTCAAAATTGCTGACGAAAGACAAAATTGTGGGATTGCTTGGTGTTACGTACTCTGAATTATCCAAATACAACGGTAAGAATGCTCCAGTTATGGTATCTGTGGGCGGTATTATCTATGACTTGAGCAATTCTAAATCATGGAGTGGTGGAAACCACAAGAATCAACATACAGCTGGTCAAGATTTGACATATGATATTTTAAAACTCTCACCACACGGGATAAGCAAAATCAAATCCTTCCCATCGTATGGTGTTCTTGTCTTTACGCCAGATGAGATGTTAAAATTCGATGGAAAAAACCAGAAAAAGATATACGTTTCCGTGTACGGAATAGTCTACGATGCAACCTATTCAAGAAAATTCTCAGGTGGTGAGCATTACGGACATGATATGGGTGTTGACCTAACAAATGAAATACTCTCATTGCAAGGTCACGTTAACTTGCTGAGCAAATTGTATGCAATAGGATTGTACGTATTTGATGAAAAAAGCATTGCGAAATTCGACGGCAAGAACAACAAACCGTTTGTAATTGCCGATGATAAAGTTTACGATATCTCCAAAAATTCTGATGGCGTGAAAGCCGGCTCTATGCTTACAGGTACACCTCGAAAAGAATGGTTAGTCGTAGGATATGTATTCAAATAA